A DNA window from Onthophagus taurus isolate NC chromosome 1, IU_Otau_3.0, whole genome shotgun sequence contains the following coding sequences:
- the LOC111428858 gene encoding uncharacterized protein: protein MVTINPINVLNLLMTVFTVMNIPQTPVNEAEVSLKENIQRILMESMEDYNMQIEDETVLIFDSSNGINDGQQIIEDQDTTDRFVEDTDAHCPLKDDIDYEYKLEAVNYWTSGKKGYLKLETVKNKYRKVTSKTQLHRWSKYIEERGTYKEKLAEITEFVINQARAAVDNKLPLHDIDIRRWAIQARNEKNLSPQLFKASHSWVQRFKKANRLVSRKITKFLSQKQIGNVDRVKTLAKDFVKEAKLQIQIYGPENTYNSDQSGFNLEFHSGRTLSDLGVKTVESVVQSVSSTTHSYTIQPVISADGKLLSPLFIVLKEPSGSFGPRVANTMFKADNIYVLASKSGKLTSEHMKNWLQNVYFPNTGSKSLLLLDSWSGHCPEVISEITPSGTNFKHLSIPAGTTGQIQPLDVFGFRIWKNFIRRFSDQIILYQYDVNLHQRDNILKLQSLTHNQLASPRFINVFKYAWFASGYIEERPDHFENPVEVCFSSEKPTCDICGDIAVITCAWCKKSLCLKHFFHDFHFCQHYVE from the coding sequence atggttacaataaacccaataaacgttttaaatttgctaatgacagtttttactgttatgaatattccccagactcctgtaaatgaagcagaagttagtttaaaagaaaatatacagcgtattttaatggaaagtatggaagactacaatatgcaaattgaagacgaaactgtattaattttcgattcatccaatggcatcaatgacggtcagcaaattattgaagaccaggatacaactgacaggtttgtagaagatactgatgctcattgtccattgaaggatgacatcgactacgagtacaaattagaggcggtaaattactggacaagtgggaagaaaggttatttgaaactagaaaccgtaaaaaacaaataccgaaaagtaacgtcaaagacccaattgcacagatggtctaaatatattgaagaaagagggacatacaaagaaaaattagcagaaattaccgaatttgtaattaatcaagcgagagccgccgtagataataaattgccactacatgatattgatatacgcagatgggctatacaagctagaaatgaaaagaatttatctcctcaactgttcaaagcatctcatagctgggtgcaacgttttaagaaagcaaatcggttagtaagccgaaaaataacaaaatttctatcccaaaaacaaattggaaatgttgatcgagtaaaaactttagcaaaagatttcgttaaagaggcaaagctacaaatccaaatatatggacctgaaaacacctacaattcggatcagagcggttttaacttggaattccattcgggaagaacattaagcgatttaggagttaaaaccgtagaaagtgtggtccagtcggtgtcatctacaacgcacagttacacaattcaacccgtaatatctgctgatgggaaacttctttctccactttttattgttttaaaagaaccctctggcagctttggaccgagggtagcaaatacaatgtttaaagcagacaatatatacgttttggcatcaaaatctggaaagttaacttcagaacacatgaaaaattggctccaaaatgtatattttccaaatactggttctaaatcattattattattagattcttggagtggccattgtcctgaagttattagtgaaataactccatcaggtactaattttaaacatttatctatacctgcagggacaacaggtcaaatacagcccctagatgtatttggtttcagaatatggaaaaattttattagaagattctctgatcagattattctttaccagtatgatgtcaatttacatcagagggataacatattaaaattgcaatcgttgacgcataaccagttggcttcccctcggtttataaatgtttttaaatacgcatggtttgcaagtggctatatagaggagagaccagaccattttgaaaatcccgtggaagtttgcttttcgagtgagaagccaacgtgtgatatctgtggggatatagcggtcataacatgtgcatggtgtaaaaaatccttatgtttaaaacattttttccacgactttcatttttgccaacactacgtagaataa